The Candidatus Desulfovibrio trichonymphae region AAAAAAAAGGAAGAGGCAATTTTCAGTCATGTACAGACACGCCCCCCAGGTCAAGGGTTTTTTGAACGGACGGTATTGGATGCTATCCATATATTCGGCATCTTTTCAGGGAATTTTCCGGTGTCATGGTGTATCCGCGCTGTGAGTTCCAATCAATGAGAAGAAATCTGGCGGCATAGGCTCTACTTCATGAATACCTTTTTAGAAAATCTCTTGACAATTTTTAAAAAATTGACAATAATTAAAAAATGTATTACCGATTTCAATAATTATGATGGAGTTAGCTCTGTTTCGGAATCGGCGCTTATGGAAGGGAAAAAGCACTTCAGGAGGTTTGTCATGAAACGCAGTATTGCCGTTCTGGCGTTTGTTTTTACATTTTTGTCGTCCGGTCTCGCCGCGGCGGAAGGCAGCGGGATGTATCTGGCACCCAAGTTTCTGATGTCCATGCAGAGCACAGGCTCAATGAACCGCTCTTCCGTCTTTGCAGGTTCCGGTATTGACGGGTACAGCCAGTTCACGCTGGGCGGCGCGCTTGCCGCAGGGTATGATTTCTGGCCGCAGCAGATGTTGCCCATCCGCGCGGAAATTGAATTTGCCCTGCGCGGAAACAGCGAAAAAACCTGGAGCGGCGGCGTGGTGGACGATATCAAGGGTATTTGGAACAATTCTACCCTGTTTGCCAATTTGTTCTGGGATTTGCACAACGACAGCCCCTTTACGCCCTATGTCGGCGCGGGTTTGGGCTTGGCGTTCAACTACACAGGCTATGATGCCACGGCCAACGGCGGTAAGGTTTCGGTGGACGATCGTTTCACAAATTTCGCCTGGAATGTCGGGGCGGGAGTAGCATACAGCTTCAACGACAACTTTGTGGTTGACGCCGCCTAT contains the following coding sequences:
- a CDS encoding outer membrane protein, with the translated sequence MKRSIAVLAFVFTFLSSGLAAAEGSGMYLAPKFLMSMQSTGSMNRSSVFAGSGIDGYSQFTLGGALAAGYDFWPQQMLPIRAEIEFALRGNSEKTWSGGVVDDIKGIWNNSTLFANLFWDLHNDSPFTPYVGAGLGLAFNYTGYDATANGGKVSVDDRFTNFAWNVGAGVAYSFNDNFVVDAAYRFVGLGYNEVSIHDVNGQKYEIGNSPYNNEFMVGLRFMF